One genomic segment of Arachis duranensis cultivar V14167 chromosome 4, aradu.V14167.gnm2.J7QH, whole genome shotgun sequence includes these proteins:
- the LOC107484258 gene encoding uncharacterized protein LOC107484258 isoform X2: MDAARSVASLPLPVPSSSLPDFLNATVRKGSGRRYWSWPGLFQGFAAHPDPALFWLMLLLLFWPPKNLVAATSAARNNRRVFYDVYRELPSFWSPAVTLVLPEPPLVQPLLGSLEYVLLWLPRKWLGAEVTIVVISV, translated from the exons ATGGACGCCGCCAGGAGCGTCGCGTCGCTGCCGCTGCCTGTGCCGTCGTCGTCGTTGCCGGACTTCTTGAATGCCACCGTCAGAAAGGGTTCCGGTCGCCGTTATTGGAGCTGGCCGGGACTATTCCAAGGCTTTGCCGCTCATCCCGATCCTGCTCTATTTTGGTTAATGCTGTTGCTATTGTTTTGGCCGCCGAAAAACCTCGTTGCCGCCACCTCTGCTGCCAGAAACAACCGCCGAGTTTTCTATGATG TTTACCGCGAGTTACCGTCGTTCTGGTCACCGGCTGTGACGTTGGTGTTGCCGGAACCGCCACTGGTGCAGCCACTACTTGGTTCCCTCGAGTACG TGTTGCTGTGGTTACCACGAAAGTGGCTTGGAGCTGAGGTTACGATTGTGGTGATTTCGGTTTAA
- the LOC107484258 gene encoding uncharacterized protein LOC107484258 isoform X1 produces MDAARSVASLPLPVPSSSLPDFLNATVRKGSGRRYWSWPGLFQGFAAHPDPALFWLMLLLLFWPPKNLVAATSAARNNRRVFYDGVYRELPSFWSPAVTLVLPEPPLVQPLLGSLEYVLLWLPRKWLGAEVTIVVISV; encoded by the exons ATGGACGCCGCCAGGAGCGTCGCGTCGCTGCCGCTGCCTGTGCCGTCGTCGTCGTTGCCGGACTTCTTGAATGCCACCGTCAGAAAGGGTTCCGGTCGCCGTTATTGGAGCTGGCCGGGACTATTCCAAGGCTTTGCCGCTCATCCCGATCCTGCTCTATTTTGGTTAATGCTGTTGCTATTGTTTTGGCCGCCGAAAAACCTCGTTGCCGCCACCTCTGCTGCCAGAAACAACCGCCGAGTTTTCTATGATG GAGTTTACCGCGAGTTACCGTCGTTCTGGTCACCGGCTGTGACGTTGGTGTTGCCGGAACCGCCACTGGTGCAGCCACTACTTGGTTCCCTCGAGTACG TGTTGCTGTGGTTACCACGAAAGTGGCTTGGAGCTGAGGTTACGATTGTGGTGATTTCGGTTTAA